In Novipirellula caenicola, one DNA window encodes the following:
- a CDS encoding tyrosine-type recombinase/integrase, whose product AAGLTKHVTSHTFRHCFATHLLWTGTDIRRIQELLGHADIKTTQIYTHVDNTLGPVVVSPLDRLAADAAGKAAEK is encoded by the coding sequence AGGCAGCGGGGTTGACCAAACATGTGACCAGCCACACGTTCCGTCACTGCTTCGCGACTCATCTGCTGTGGACGGGAACGGACATTCGCCGGATCCAAGAACTGCTGGGACATGCCGACATCAAGACGACGCAAATCTATACACATGTCGACAACACGCTAGGACCGGTCGTCGTCAGTCCACTGGATCGGTTAGCGGCGGATGCGGCGGGGAAGGCAGCCGAAAAGTGA